A window of Mangifera indica cultivar Alphonso chromosome 13, CATAS_Mindica_2.1, whole genome shotgun sequence contains these coding sequences:
- the LOC123195055 gene encoding serine/threonine protein phosphatase 2A 55 kDa regulatory subunit B beta isoform-like isoform X1, protein MKNGDVSEGVAQPLEWKFSQVFGERTAGEEVQEVDIISAIEFDRTGDHLATGDRGGRVVLFERTDTPDHGGNRKNLEMMDYSISRHPEFRYKTEFQSHEPEFDYLKSLEIEEKINKIRWCQSANSALYLLSTNDKTIKLWKVREKKVKKVCDLNVYPDKAAGNGSVVGSSTSTAPKPYIANGGYSERPFGCSGKDFSFPPGGVSSLHLPVVVTSQETSLVAGCRRIYAHAHDYHINSISNNSDGETFISADDLRINLWNLEISNQSFNIVDVKPANMEDLTEVITSAEFHPTHCNMLAYSSSKGSIRLVDMRQSALCDTHSKLFEEQEAPGSRSFFTEIIASISDIKFAKDGKHILSRDYMTLKLWDITMDSGPVATFPVHEYLRPKLCDLYENDSIFDKFECCLSGDGLRVATGSYSNLFRVFGCSEGSTDATTLEASKNPMRRQTQTPRPARPLGSLSGVVRRVKGADNTGVDANGNAHDFSMKLLHLAWHPSENSIACAASNSLYMYYA, encoded by the exons atgaaaaacggTGACGTTTCAGAAGGCGTGGCTCAGCCGCTTGAGTGGAAATTTTCACAGGTTTTTGGGGAGCGGACTGCAGGAGAGGAAGTACAGGAAG TTGACATCATATCAGCCATTGAGTTTGATAGAACTGGTGACCATCTTGCTACTGGAGACCGTGGGGGCCGAGTGGTTTTATTTGAAAGAACTGACACACCAGAT CATGGTGGGAATCGCAAGAATCTAGAGATGATGGATTATTCAATCAGCAGACATCCTGAGTTCCGGTATAAAACAGAGTTCCAAAGCCATGAACCTGAG TTTGATTATTTAAAGAGCTTGGAAATTGAGgagaaaatcaacaaaattagatGGTGCCAGTCAGCCAACAGTGCCCTGTATCTTCTGTCCACTAATGACAAGACCATTAAATTATGGAAG GTCCGGGAAAAGAAAGTCAAGAAAGTATGTGATTTGAATGTATACCCTGACAAAGCTGCAGGAAATGGTTCAGTTGTAGGTTCAAGTACATCAACAGCCCCCAAACCTTATATTGCAAATGGAGGATACAGTGAGAGACCCTTTGGTTGTTCGGGCAAAGACTTTTCATTTCCACCAGGGGGTGTTTCATCTCTACACTTGCCTGTGGTA gTCACCAGTCAGGAGACAAGCCTTGTGGCTGGATGTCGAAGAATATATGCCCATGCCCATGACTATCATATTAACTCTATTTCTAATAATAG TGACGGTGAAACTTTTATATCAGCTGATGACCTGCGAATAAATCTCTGGAACTTGGAAATTAGCAACCAAAGTTTTAATATTGTAGATGTGAAACCTGCAAACATGGAGGATCTAACCG aggTGATAACTTCTGCAGAATTTCATCCCACCCATTGTAATATGTTAGCTTATAGTAGTTCAAAGGGTTCAATTCGTCTTGTTGACATGAGGCAGTCTGCTTTATGTGACACTCATAGCAAATT GTTTGAGGAGCAGGAAGCTCCTGGTTCAAGATCTTTTTTCACGGAGATAATAGCCTCAATCTCAGATATTAAGTTTGCCAAGGATGGAAAACATATACTAAGTCGTGACTACATGACTCTCAAG TTGTGGGACATAACTATGGATTCAGGTCCTGTTGCAACTTTCCCAGTTCATGAATATCTAAGACCTAAG CTCTGtgatttatatgaaaatgattCTATCTTTGACAAATTTGAGTGTTGTCTAAGCGGAGATGGACTTCGAGTAGCTACTGGTTCCTACAG CAACCTGTTTCGTGTGTTTGGTTGTTCTGAAGGCAGCACAGATGCAACTACCTTGGAAGCCAGCAAAAACCCCATGAG GAGACAAACTCAAACTCCAAGGCCTGCTAGACCGCTGGGTTCTCTTTCTGGTGTTGTCAGGAGAG TAAAAGGCGCGGATAACACAGGAGTCGATGCAAATGGAAATGCTCATGATTTCAGCATGAAGTTGCTACACTTAGCTTGGCATCCATCTGAAAACTCAATCGCCTGTGCCGCTTCAAACAGCCTTTATATGTATTATGCATAA
- the LOC123195055 gene encoding serine/threonine protein phosphatase 2A 55 kDa regulatory subunit B beta isoform-like isoform X2: MKNGDVSEGVAQPLEWKFSQVFGERTAGEEVQEVDIISAIEFDRTGDHLATGDRGGRVVLFERTDTPDHGGNRKNLEMMDYSISRHPEFRYKTEFQSHEPEFDYLKSLEIEEKINKIRWCQSANSALYLLSTNDKTIKLWKVREKKVKKVCDLNVYPDKAAGNGSVVGSSTSTAPKPYIANGGYSERPFGCSGKDFSFPPGGVSSLHLPVVTSQETSLVAGCRRIYAHAHDYHINSISNNSDGETFISADDLRINLWNLEISNQSFNIVDVKPANMEDLTEVITSAEFHPTHCNMLAYSSSKGSIRLVDMRQSALCDTHSKLFEEQEAPGSRSFFTEIIASISDIKFAKDGKHILSRDYMTLKLWDITMDSGPVATFPVHEYLRPKLCDLYENDSIFDKFECCLSGDGLRVATGSYSNLFRVFGCSEGSTDATTLEASKNPMRRQTQTPRPARPLGSLSGVVRRVKGADNTGVDANGNAHDFSMKLLHLAWHPSENSIACAASNSLYMYYA, encoded by the exons atgaaaaacggTGACGTTTCAGAAGGCGTGGCTCAGCCGCTTGAGTGGAAATTTTCACAGGTTTTTGGGGAGCGGACTGCAGGAGAGGAAGTACAGGAAG TTGACATCATATCAGCCATTGAGTTTGATAGAACTGGTGACCATCTTGCTACTGGAGACCGTGGGGGCCGAGTGGTTTTATTTGAAAGAACTGACACACCAGAT CATGGTGGGAATCGCAAGAATCTAGAGATGATGGATTATTCAATCAGCAGACATCCTGAGTTCCGGTATAAAACAGAGTTCCAAAGCCATGAACCTGAG TTTGATTATTTAAAGAGCTTGGAAATTGAGgagaaaatcaacaaaattagatGGTGCCAGTCAGCCAACAGTGCCCTGTATCTTCTGTCCACTAATGACAAGACCATTAAATTATGGAAG GTCCGGGAAAAGAAAGTCAAGAAAGTATGTGATTTGAATGTATACCCTGACAAAGCTGCAGGAAATGGTTCAGTTGTAGGTTCAAGTACATCAACAGCCCCCAAACCTTATATTGCAAATGGAGGATACAGTGAGAGACCCTTTGGTTGTTCGGGCAAAGACTTTTCATTTCCACCAGGGGGTGTTTCATCTCTACACTTGCCTGTG gTCACCAGTCAGGAGACAAGCCTTGTGGCTGGATGTCGAAGAATATATGCCCATGCCCATGACTATCATATTAACTCTATTTCTAATAATAG TGACGGTGAAACTTTTATATCAGCTGATGACCTGCGAATAAATCTCTGGAACTTGGAAATTAGCAACCAAAGTTTTAATATTGTAGATGTGAAACCTGCAAACATGGAGGATCTAACCG aggTGATAACTTCTGCAGAATTTCATCCCACCCATTGTAATATGTTAGCTTATAGTAGTTCAAAGGGTTCAATTCGTCTTGTTGACATGAGGCAGTCTGCTTTATGTGACACTCATAGCAAATT GTTTGAGGAGCAGGAAGCTCCTGGTTCAAGATCTTTTTTCACGGAGATAATAGCCTCAATCTCAGATATTAAGTTTGCCAAGGATGGAAAACATATACTAAGTCGTGACTACATGACTCTCAAG TTGTGGGACATAACTATGGATTCAGGTCCTGTTGCAACTTTCCCAGTTCATGAATATCTAAGACCTAAG CTCTGtgatttatatgaaaatgattCTATCTTTGACAAATTTGAGTGTTGTCTAAGCGGAGATGGACTTCGAGTAGCTACTGGTTCCTACAG CAACCTGTTTCGTGTGTTTGGTTGTTCTGAAGGCAGCACAGATGCAACTACCTTGGAAGCCAGCAAAAACCCCATGAG GAGACAAACTCAAACTCCAAGGCCTGCTAGACCGCTGGGTTCTCTTTCTGGTGTTGTCAGGAGAG TAAAAGGCGCGGATAACACAGGAGTCGATGCAAATGGAAATGCTCATGATTTCAGCATGAAGTTGCTACACTTAGCTTGGCATCCATCTGAAAACTCAATCGCCTGTGCCGCTTCAAACAGCCTTTATATGTATTATGCATAA
- the LOC123195055 gene encoding serine/threonine protein phosphatase 2A 55 kDa regulatory subunit B beta isoform-like isoform X3 → MMDYSISRHPEFRYKTEFQSHEPEFDYLKSLEIEEKINKIRWCQSANSALYLLSTNDKTIKLWKVREKKVKKVCDLNVYPDKAAGNGSVVGSSTSTAPKPYIANGGYSERPFGCSGKDFSFPPGGVSSLHLPVVVTSQETSLVAGCRRIYAHAHDYHINSISNNSDGETFISADDLRINLWNLEISNQSFNIVDVKPANMEDLTEVITSAEFHPTHCNMLAYSSSKGSIRLVDMRQSALCDTHSKLFEEQEAPGSRSFFTEIIASISDIKFAKDGKHILSRDYMTLKLWDITMDSGPVATFPVHEYLRPKLCDLYENDSIFDKFECCLSGDGLRVATGSYSNLFRVFGCSEGSTDATTLEASKNPMRRQTQTPRPARPLGSLSGVVRRVKGADNTGVDANGNAHDFSMKLLHLAWHPSENSIACAASNSLYMYYA, encoded by the exons ATGATGGATTATTCAATCAGCAGACATCCTGAGTTCCGGTATAAAACAGAGTTCCAAAGCCATGAACCTGAG TTTGATTATTTAAAGAGCTTGGAAATTGAGgagaaaatcaacaaaattagatGGTGCCAGTCAGCCAACAGTGCCCTGTATCTTCTGTCCACTAATGACAAGACCATTAAATTATGGAAG GTCCGGGAAAAGAAAGTCAAGAAAGTATGTGATTTGAATGTATACCCTGACAAAGCTGCAGGAAATGGTTCAGTTGTAGGTTCAAGTACATCAACAGCCCCCAAACCTTATATTGCAAATGGAGGATACAGTGAGAGACCCTTTGGTTGTTCGGGCAAAGACTTTTCATTTCCACCAGGGGGTGTTTCATCTCTACACTTGCCTGTGGTA gTCACCAGTCAGGAGACAAGCCTTGTGGCTGGATGTCGAAGAATATATGCCCATGCCCATGACTATCATATTAACTCTATTTCTAATAATAG TGACGGTGAAACTTTTATATCAGCTGATGACCTGCGAATAAATCTCTGGAACTTGGAAATTAGCAACCAAAGTTTTAATATTGTAGATGTGAAACCTGCAAACATGGAGGATCTAACCG aggTGATAACTTCTGCAGAATTTCATCCCACCCATTGTAATATGTTAGCTTATAGTAGTTCAAAGGGTTCAATTCGTCTTGTTGACATGAGGCAGTCTGCTTTATGTGACACTCATAGCAAATT GTTTGAGGAGCAGGAAGCTCCTGGTTCAAGATCTTTTTTCACGGAGATAATAGCCTCAATCTCAGATATTAAGTTTGCCAAGGATGGAAAACATATACTAAGTCGTGACTACATGACTCTCAAG TTGTGGGACATAACTATGGATTCAGGTCCTGTTGCAACTTTCCCAGTTCATGAATATCTAAGACCTAAG CTCTGtgatttatatgaaaatgattCTATCTTTGACAAATTTGAGTGTTGTCTAAGCGGAGATGGACTTCGAGTAGCTACTGGTTCCTACAG CAACCTGTTTCGTGTGTTTGGTTGTTCTGAAGGCAGCACAGATGCAACTACCTTGGAAGCCAGCAAAAACCCCATGAG GAGACAAACTCAAACTCCAAGGCCTGCTAGACCGCTGGGTTCTCTTTCTGGTGTTGTCAGGAGAG TAAAAGGCGCGGATAACACAGGAGTCGATGCAAATGGAAATGCTCATGATTTCAGCATGAAGTTGCTACACTTAGCTTGGCATCCATCTGAAAACTCAATCGCCTGTGCCGCTTCAAACAGCCTTTATATGTATTATGCATAA
- the LOC123195206 gene encoding NADH dehydrogenase [ubiquinone] iron-sulfur protein 7, mitochondrial-like: MAMISRNRATRLPYLLRQCAASLHTSPSLSSSSSPSSYSRPSPPMLSPLAQPPALSKTAEYVISKVDDVINYVRRGSIWPMTFGLACCAVEMMHTGAARYDLDRFGLIFRPSPRQSDCMIVAGTLTNKMAPALRRVYDQMPEPRWVISMGSCANGGGYYHYSYSVVRGCDRIVPVDIYVPGCPPTAEALLYGILQLQKKINRRKDFYYWWTK, from the exons ATGGCTATGATATCCAGAAACAGGGCCACGCGCCTCCCTTACCTCCTCCGTCAATGCGCCGCTTCTCTCCACACTTCTCCCTCTCTTTCATCTTCGTCCTCGCCCTCCTCGTACTCTCGTCCCTCACCTCCCATGCTCTCACCCTTGGCCCAGCCCCCTGCTCTGTCCAAGACGGCCGAATATGTCATCTCGAAAGTGGATGATGTCATCAACTATGTGCGCCGTGGCTCTATCTGGCCCATGACCTTCGGGCTCGCCTGCTGCGCCGTGGAGATGATGCACACTGGAGCCGCTCGTTATGATCTCGACCGTTTCGGTCTCATTTTCAGGCCCAGCCCTCGCCAGTCCGATTGTATGATCGTCGCTGGCACTCTCACCAACAAGATGGCCCCTGCTCTTCGCAG GGTCTATGACCAAATGCCGGAACCAAGGTGGGTCATCTCAATGGGAAGCTGTGCAAATGGTGGTGGATACTACCATTACTCTTACTCTGTAGTTAGGGGTTGTGATAGGATTGTCCCTGTGGACATCTACGTTCCAGGTTGCCCTCCCACTGCCGAGGCACTACTCTATGGCATTCTCCAGCTGCAGAAAAAAATCAACCGACGCAAGGACTTTTACTATTGGTGGACCAAATGA
- the LOC123194124 gene encoding far upstream element-binding protein 3-like: protein MADEPQYSSDTTPNKRKYDDQATPPSSAARRPTGFSSGPPMPASDSAAPPSYNSVPPPVDDFQAAKRRAEQIAARLLNSAPADVKRPRVENGSGAFDSADKGFSPPPSDVKPSPVPSAIPVSYGGFQGGIGTSKKIEIPNIRVGVIIGKGGETIKYLQLQSGAKIQVTRDTEADLNSPTRMVELMGTPEQIAKAEQLINDVLAEAETGGSGIVARRLTGQAGSDSFVMQIPNNKVGLVIGKGGETIKNMQARTGARIQVIPLHLPPGDTSTERTVQIDGSIEQIESAKQLVNEVISENRVRNPAMAGGYSQQGYQARPPTNWGTPGAPPMQQPGYGYMQPGAYSGPSPQYNMSQPPYGGYPSQSTSGGYSTNWDQSSVPPSQQTTQGSGYDYYGQQPSSQPPAPGGSAAPADNSGYSYNQQAASGYNQQGQGYSQDGYGGYQAPHSGYGQPASYDQQGYTSASGYANVTNSTQEGHTPSYGTGDSTQAPPSVQGYGTSQQPSPNPASYPPQGAGQPGYGVPPTSQGPYGNQAPAQTGYSSYGPPQGQKPNPPAYGQTQQSPSAAGGYGQPTPVQPGYPHSQPPSSGYSQPDSGSLRAPPSSYGAAAQQGYGYGAPSVSQPGYGQGPPSYNSYGGGYSQYSADGGNAAAASQPVQQSGVSKSPQS from the exons ATGGCTGACGAACCTCAATACTCATCCGACACAACGCCCAATAAACGCAAGTACGACGACCAAGCGACGCCGCCTTCATCCGCTGCGCGTAGGCCCACGGGCTTTTCTTCTGGACCTCCGATGCCTGCTTCGGATTCCGCCGCTCCTCCGTCATACAACAGCGTGCCGCCACCTGTAGACGACTTCCAGGCAGCTAAGCGCCGCGCTGAGCAGATCGCTGCTCGACTCCTCAACTCTGCTCCCGCGGATGTCAAGCGCCCTCGCGTAGAGAACGGCTCTGGCGCCTTTGATTCCGCTGATAAGGGGTTCAGCCCTCCTCCCAGCG ATGTGAAGCCAAGTCCAGTGCCTTCAGCCATACCCGTTTCATATGGTGGCTTCCAGGGTGGTATTGGAACAAGCAAAAAGATTGAGATACCGAATATCAGGGTTGGTGTTATCATTGGCAAAGGTGGAGAGACAATCAAATACCTTCAACTTCAGTCTGGTGCAAAGATTCAAGTAACTCGAGACACAGAGGCAGACCTCAATTCTCCAACTAGGATGGTAGAGCTAATGGGTACTCCAGAACAAATTGCTAAAGCTGAACAGCTTATTAATGATGTTCTTGCTGAG GCTGAAACAGGGGGATCTGGTATAGTTGCTAGGAGGCTGACTGGACAGGCTGGATCAGACAGTTTTGTAATGCAAATTCCAAACAACAAA GTTGGTCTAGTAATTGGTAAAGGAGGTGAAACTATCAAAAATATGCAAGCCAGGACTGGGGCTCGTATTCAG GTGATCCCTCTGCATCTGCCCCCTGGTGATACTTCAACAGAAAGGACAGTACAAATAGATGGGTCTATTGAACAGATAGAAAGTGCAAAACAATTAGTTAATGAAGTCATCAGTGAG AATCGTGTTAGAAATCCAGCAATGGCTGGAGGATATTCTCAGCAAGGTTATCAAGCACGGCCACCTACAAACTGGGGCACACCTGGGGCCCCTCCAATGCAACAACCTGGATACGGTTACATGCAGCCTGGAGCATATTCTGGTCCATCACCCCAGTATAACATGTCTCAGCCTCCATATGGTGGCTATCCTTCCCAATCAACATCTGGTGGATATTCCACCAATTGGGACCAGTCCTCTGTACCACCATCCCAGCAAACCACCCAGGGTAGTGGTTATGATTACTATGGTCAACAACCATCTTCTCAACCACCAGCTCCTGGTGGTTCAGCAGCTCCAGCTGATAATTCTGGTTACAGTTACAACCAGCAAGCAGCATCTGGCTATAACCAACAGGGACAAGGTTATTCTCAAGATGGCTATGGTGGATACCAGGCACCTCATTCAGGCTATGGGCAGCCTGCATCATATGACCAACAAGGTTACACCTCTGCATCTGGCTATGCTAATGTTACCAACTCAACTCAAGAGGGGCATACTCCATCGTATGGAACAGGTGATTCAACACAGGCACCTCCATCTGTGCAGGGTTATGGTACCAGTCAACAGCCAAGCCCAAATCCTGCCAGTTATCCACCTCAAGGAGCTGGTCAGCCAGGTTATGGAGTGCCTCCAACTTCTCAGGGTCCCTATGGGAATCAAGCACCTGCTCAGACTGGGTATTCCAGCTATGGGCCACCCCAAGGACAGAAACCCAACCCCCCTGCTTATGGGCAGACCCAACAATCACCTAGTGCTGCAGGAGGCTATGGGCAGCCCACACCTGTTCAGCCTGGATATCCCCATTCACAGCCACCATCATCTGGCTATTCTCAACCAGATTCAGGTTCTCTACGTGCCCCACCATCCAGTTATGGCGCTGCTGCTCAGCAGGGGTATGGATATGGTGCACCATCAGTTAGTCAACCCGGTTACGGTCAGGGGCCACCGTCTTACAACTCTTATGGTGGTGGGTACTCACAGTATTCTGCTGATGGGGGGAATGCAGCAGCAGCTTCTCAGCCTGTTCAACAGAGTGGAGTATCCAAGTCACCCCAGAGCTAG
- the LOC123194717 gene encoding ferrochelatase-2, chloroplastic-like, producing MNVTSCSGLLSASHPQYFNPNFSRSCAKTTSPIGSSSQAHTYLSSYSAVKRAGIVGVPYLFGPAQKRSVVGKTYCAMGVSTHGENVAEYQPHLHAAEDKVGVLLLNLGGPETLHDVQPFLFNLFADPDIIRLPRLFRFLQWPLAKLISVVRAPKSKEGYAAIGGGSPLRKITDEQAHALKMVLQEKNLPVNVYVGMRYWYPFTEEAVQQIKRDRITRLVVLPLYPQFSISTTGSSIRVLQRIFREDAYLSRLPVSIIRSWYQREGYVKSMADLIQKELDKFSKPDEVMVFFSAHGVPVSYVEDAGDPYKDQMEECIYLIMQELKYRGIDNDHTLAYQSRVGPVQWLKPYTDEVLVELGKKGVKSLLAVPVSFVSEHIETLEEIDMEYKHLALESGIENWGRVPALNCTSSFINDLADAVIEALPSTMAISNPSNFSEGNEDDPVEYAIKMFFGSILAFVLALFPKYGTRIQESSPLKVEKKL from the exons ATGAACGTAACATCTTGCTCTGGGCTTCTTTCTGCTTCCCATCCTCAGTATTTCAATCCTAACTTCTCAAG GTCATGCGCTAAGACCACTTCTCCCATTGGATCTTCATCTCAAGCACACACTTATCTAAGTTCTTATTCAGCTGTTAAACGAGCTGGCATTGTTGGGGTACCTTATCTTTTTGGTCCTGCTCAGAAGAGAAGTGTAGTTGGGAAAACATATTGTGCTATGGGAGTAAGCACACATGGAGAAAATGTTGCAGAATATCAGCCTCATTTACATGCCGCAGAAGATAAGGTTGGGGTGCTTCTTCTGAATCTTGGAGGGCCAGAGACACTTCATGATGTTCAAccatttttgttcaatttatttGCTGATCCT GACATCATACGACTCCCAAGGCTGTTTCGGTTTCTTCAGTGGCCCCTGGCAAAATTAATTTCTGTAGTACGAGCTCCCAAAAGCAAAGAAGGATATGCTGCCATAGGAGGTGGCTCACCTTTGCGGAAAATAACAGACGAGCAG GCACATGCACTTAAAATGGTTCTGCAGGAAAAGAACTTACCTGTGAATGTCTATGTTGGAATGCGGTATTGGTACCCATTCACAGAAGAGGCCGTTCAGCAG ATTAAGAGAGACAGAATTACAAGGCTTGTTGTGCTGCCACTTTATCCGCAATTTTCTATCTCTACAACTGGATCAAGCATCCGTGTTCTCCAGAGAATATTCAG GGAAGATGCCTATCTGTCAAGGCTGCCTGTTTCTATCATTCGGTCGTGGTATCAACGAGAAGGTTATGTTAAATCCATGGCTGACTTGATTCAGAAAGAGTTAGATAAATTCTCAAAGCCTGATGAG GTGATGGTATTCTTCAGTGCCCATGGGGTACCTGTCAGTTATGTTGAAGATGCTGGTGATCCATATAAAGATCAGATGGAAGAGTGCATCTACCTAATCATGCAGGAATTGAAATATAGAGGAATTGATAACGATCATACTTTGGCATACCAG AGTCGAGTTGGGCCTGTACAGTGGCTGAAGCCCTACACTGATGAAGTTCTTGTTGAACTCGGCAAGAAAGGTGTGAAGAGTCTCCTAGCTGTTCCAGTAAG CTTTGTAAGTGAGCACATAGAAACTCTTGAAGAGATTGACATGGAGTACAAGCACTTGGCCCTTGAATCTGGCATTGAGAACTGGGGACGCGTCCCTGCCCTGAACTGCACCTCCTCCTTCATCAATGATCTAGCAGATGCAGTGATAGAAGCCCTACCTTCAACAATGGCTATATCTAACCCAAGCAACTTCTCTGAAGGAAATGAGGATGACCCAGTGGAATATGCTATCAAAATGTTCTTCGGTTCAATCTTAGCATTTGTGTTGGCTCTTTTCCCCAAATATGGTACTCGAATTCAGGAATCATCTCCTTTGAAGGTGGAAAAGAAGTTGTAA
- the LOC123194719 gene encoding uncharacterized protein C6G9.01c-like isoform X1 — protein sequence MLSMSPSRLNLSSMPKKSKSAKVLEKSQEIVSIEDENPSSKSKKVSNEIDEKASSKSKKLSNGIDEIFAGKKRKKPEGKKSRKTNKDESGETKLVKRKKENKSKGVAEGGFVDTSSRPMRKTEDGFTIYSEEELGINNSDAGNTPLCPFDCSCCF from the exons ATGTTGTCTATGTCCCCCTCACG CTTAAATCTAAGCTCAATGCCTAAAAAATCTAAGTCTGCCAAGGTACTTGAAAAATCGCAAGAAATTGTTTCTATAGAAGATGAAAACCCTTCTTCGAAGTCAAAAAAAGTGAGTAATGAGATTGATGAAAAGGCTTCTTCGAAGTCTAAAAAATTGAGTAATGGGATTGATGAAATTTTTGCTGgtaaaaagaggaagaaaccTGAAGGTAAAAAATCCCGGAAGACAAATAAAGATGAATCTGGTGAAACAAAATTGgtgaaaaggaagaaagaaaacaagagtAAAGGAGTTGCAGAGGGTGGTTTTGTGGACACTTCTTCCCGGCCTATGAGGAAAACTGAAGATGGGTTTACTATCTACTCTGAAGAGGAGTTGGGTATCAATAATTCTGATGCTGGAAACACTCCACTTTGTCCATTTGATTGTTCTTGTTGCTTTTAG
- the LOC123194719 gene encoding uncharacterized protein C6G9.01c-like isoform X2, giving the protein MPKKSKSAKVLEKSQEIVSIEDENPSSKSKKVSNEIDEKASSKSKKLSNGIDEIFAGKKRKKPEGKKSRKTNKDESGETKLVKRKKENKSKGVAEGGFVDTSSRPMRKTEDGFTIYSEEELGINNSDAGNTPLCPFDCSCCF; this is encoded by the coding sequence ATGCCTAAAAAATCTAAGTCTGCCAAGGTACTTGAAAAATCGCAAGAAATTGTTTCTATAGAAGATGAAAACCCTTCTTCGAAGTCAAAAAAAGTGAGTAATGAGATTGATGAAAAGGCTTCTTCGAAGTCTAAAAAATTGAGTAATGGGATTGATGAAATTTTTGCTGgtaaaaagaggaagaaaccTGAAGGTAAAAAATCCCGGAAGACAAATAAAGATGAATCTGGTGAAACAAAATTGgtgaaaaggaagaaagaaaacaagagtAAAGGAGTTGCAGAGGGTGGTTTTGTGGACACTTCTTCCCGGCCTATGAGGAAAACTGAAGATGGGTTTACTATCTACTCTGAAGAGGAGTTGGGTATCAATAATTCTGATGCTGGAAACACTCCACTTTGTCCATTTGATTGTTCTTGTTGCTTTTAG